In Butyricicoccus intestinisimiae, the DNA window CCGCCCGTCTCGTTGTTCATCAGCAGGAAAGTGTGGAAGATTTGGAACGCCGTCTGAGCAAAAAGCATATGGAACGACTGAATCTCGGCTCCTGCTCGCCGGAAAATACCGTGGCATATACTGATGTCCTGCATGATTTGGAGTGTATCGGTGAATATTGCTCGGACATTGCCGAAATGGTATTGGACGAAGATAAGAGCCAGCACAAAGTCGAAAGACTGCAAGAGTTATAATAAAAACCGCCAATACACGCTCGATAGTATGCGGTAAAAAACAAAATTGCTCCCGAAAGGGAGCTTTTTTGCTGCACAAAAAAATATGGGAAATCGCCAAGCGACTGCTCAGCAACTATAGTCGACGATGCGGCCGCAGACACGATCATACAAATGGATTGTAGACGGAGTTCGTAATTCAACAACAAAACTGGCAACGAAAATGTTGTCGGTTTTATTGTGTTTTTCGCGTGGATTTCGTATAATAAGAAGAAAAACAGGAGGTTGCGGTATGAAACAATTTCTTCCTGAATTGATGTGGGTATTTCGTTTGCTGGTCAGCTGTTTGTGCGGCTGTGTGGTCGGATTTGAGCGGCAGCGTCATATTCGTGCGGAACATCGGAAGAGTGCCGGCATGCGGACACATATGATTGTCTGCGTGGCATCTACAGCTATGATGCTGATTTCAAAATATGGTTTTTTTGATGTGCTTGCCTATGGAGATAATGTTCGCGTAGACGTCTCGCGTGTGGCAGCTGGTATATTGGCCGGTATTAGCTTTCTTGGTGCGGGAACAATCTTTGTGCGCAAAGAAAGCATTAATGGCTTGACGACGGCTGCCGGTATTTGGGCAGTTGCGGCGGTTGGCATGGCGATTGGATGCGGAATGTATACTGTGGGTGTAACACTGACGATTCTTATTTTATTGATTCAGGAATTGTTTCGCATGGGCATGTATCAGTACGAAAAGCGGATAACAACGATTGTCATTGTGCTTTCGGATATCCATGCGACCAAAGACGTTTTGCAATGGCTGCATAATAATGAAGTGGAAATATATAGTGTTGTCAGTGGGCGTAGAAATGGGAGAGGTGTACAGCTTACGATTCGTGTTTGTTTTGCAGACGAAGGAGATGAAGAACGGTTGTTTGCTATGCAAGAGAAAATAGATGCCATTGAAAGCGTGGAATATTGATGTGACGCAGAAAGACACCGGATTTCACTAGAAATTTGAAAAAATACGCGTAAAAATCCGATATATCACAATGTTACACATATTACGGTGATAATACCGTTAATTCACTATTCAAATCGACAAAACGCGAAAAATACGGGAAATATGTGTTGACTTTGTGTCGAAAAAGGTGTATTCTATTCAGGCACTCAACGAG includes these proteins:
- a CDS encoding MgtC/SapB family protein, with translation MKQFLPELMWVFRLLVSCLCGCVVGFERQRHIRAEHRKSAGMRTHMIVCVASTAMMLISKYGFFDVLAYGDNVRVDVSRVAAGILAGISFLGAGTIFVRKESINGLTTAAGIWAVAAVGMAIGCGMYTVGVTLTILILLIQELFRMGMYQYEKRITTIVIVLSDIHATKDVLQWLHNNEVEIYSVVSGRRNGRGVQLTIRVCFADEGDEERLFAMQEKIDAIESVEY